One genomic region from Gammaproteobacteria bacterium encodes:
- a CDS encoding HAD-IA family hydrolase, whose amino-acid sequence MPAPSSLPESPLGQLSLNQQPIKGLLFDLDGTLLDTAADLGAAANVLLARDNLPLLNQQVIFQTASQGALALIKSGYGNQLSLEESSLLRAQFLDNYLQNINCHTHYFAGVEQMLHTLNQANIPWGIVTNKPYIYTKALLQHYPLLRTAQVTVCGDSMAVRKPHPQPLLVAAKSLAVAPAAVAYVGDALTDIEAANSANMHSVAAAYGYISNGDNVANWHANLIIANCNELLTVLTNH is encoded by the coding sequence ATGCCTGCGCCATCTTCTTTGCCAGAGTCCCCGTTAGGTCAACTGTCTTTAAATCAACAGCCCATCAAAGGTTTGCTGTTTGATCTTGATGGTACCCTGCTTGATACGGCGGCCGACCTTGGCGCGGCGGCTAATGTATTGCTCGCACGCGACAACCTGCCGCTGCTTAATCAACAAGTGATTTTTCAAACGGCATCGCAAGGCGCGCTGGCCCTGATTAAATCGGGTTACGGTAATCAATTAAGTCTTGAGGAGTCGTCACTGTTACGGGCGCAGTTTCTGGACAATTATCTTCAAAACATCAATTGTCATACCCACTACTTTGCCGGCGTTGAGCAAATGTTGCACACCTTGAATCAAGCCAATATTCCTTGGGGCATCGTGACCAACAAACCTTATATCTATACTAAAGCATTGTTGCAGCACTACCCGCTGCTACGCACGGCACAAGTCACGGTCTGCGGCGACAGCATGGCGGTACGAAAACCTCACCCGCAACCTTTATTAGTGGCAGCAAAATCGCTAGCAGTAGCACCAGCGGCAGTTGCCTATGTTGGTGATGCCCTCACCGACATTGAAGCGGCCAACAGCGCCAACATGCATTCGGTAGCCGCCGCTTATGGTTATATTTCAAACGGTGACAATGTTGCCAATTGGCACGCAAATCTGATCATCGCCAATTGCAATGAGCTGTTAACAGTGTTAACCAATCACTAA
- the ubiG gene encoding bifunctional 2-polyprenyl-6-hydroxyphenol methylase/3-demethylubiquinol 3-O-methyltransferase UbiG — translation MQSNDNVDHQEIEKFSALAQTWWDLTGESKPLHLMNPTRLNYISQGSDGLFGKEIVDVGCGGGILSESMAKLGANVLGIDMAQESLNVAKLHALETKVTSVQYQKITVEELAKQRPASFDVVTCMEMLEHVPDPESVVRACVALVKPGGQLFFSTLNRTNKAYLLAIVAAERILKLVPKGTHNHDKFIRPSELIRFVENSDSRCIDAIGVHFNPLTEQFKVNNDLSVNYILHCQPNI, via the coding sequence ATGCAAAGCAATGACAATGTTGATCACCAAGAGATAGAAAAATTTTCCGCATTAGCGCAAACTTGGTGGGATCTTACCGGCGAATCTAAGCCACTGCACTTAATGAATCCAACTCGCTTAAACTACATCAGCCAAGGCAGTGATGGCCTGTTTGGCAAAGAGATTGTTGATGTCGGTTGTGGTGGTGGTATTTTATCTGAATCGATGGCGAAACTTGGCGCCAATGTGCTGGGTATTGATATGGCACAAGAATCGTTGAACGTGGCCAAATTACACGCGTTAGAAACCAAGGTCACGTCGGTTCAATATCAAAAAATAACGGTCGAAGAGTTGGCCAAGCAGCGCCCGGCTTCATTTGATGTTGTTACCTGCATGGAGATGCTTGAGCATGTGCCCGACCCAGAATCGGTAGTACGCGCCTGTGTTGCACTGGTTAAACCTGGCGGTCAATTGTTTTTCTCAACCTTAAACCGTACAAACAAGGCTTATTTACTGGCGATTGTTGCCGCTGAGCGAATTTTAAAGCTGGTTCCTAAAGGCACCCACAACCACGATAAGTTTATTCGCCCGAGTGAATTAATCCGTTTTGTTGAAAATAGTGATAGCCGTTGCATTGATGCCATTGGCGTGCATTTCAACCCGCTGACCGAGCAATTTAAAGTCAACAATGATTTATCGGTTAACTACATTTTACATTGCCAGCCTAACATTTAA